A single genomic interval of Acidovorax sp. 1608163 harbors:
- the gshB gene encoding glutathione synthase — MKFLFIADPLENFKIYKDTTFAMMREAQRRGHSLAVCEPRHVGWVRGGQVTAQVRHIMLTGDSDHWFSVQSEENAALVGFGAVLMRKDPPFDSEYFYATHMLEQAEREGAKVFNKPRALRDHPEKLAIMEFPQFIGPTIVTRDAAEIRRFHAEHQDIILKPLDGMGGMGIFRVGPDGLNLGSITETLNRDGAQSVMVQKFLPEIAAGDKRVLIIGGKPVPFCLARIPQGGEVRGNLAAGGKGVAQPLSARDREIAEALGPVLQSRGLLLAGVDVIGDCVTEINVTSPTCFQEIFDQTGCDVASLYIDALEAALA, encoded by the coding sequence ATGAAATTCCTGTTCATTGCTGACCCGCTGGAAAACTTCAAGATCTATAAAGACACCACCTTTGCCATGATGCGGGAGGCGCAGCGGCGTGGCCACAGCCTGGCAGTCTGTGAGCCAAGGCATGTGGGTTGGGTGCGTGGCGGCCAAGTCACGGCCCAGGTGCGGCACATCATGCTGACGGGTGACTCGGACCATTGGTTTTCCGTGCAGTCAGAGGAGAATGCTGCATTGGTGGGGTTCGGAGCCGTCCTCATGCGCAAAGACCCGCCCTTTGACAGCGAATACTTCTACGCAACGCATATGCTGGAGCAAGCGGAGCGCGAGGGTGCCAAGGTGTTTAACAAGCCACGTGCTTTGCGGGACCATCCAGAAAAGCTGGCGATCATGGAGTTCCCGCAATTCATCGGGCCCACGATCGTGACGCGAGACGCCGCTGAAATCCGCCGTTTTCACGCAGAACACCAAGACATCATTCTGAAACCCCTAGACGGCATGGGCGGCATGGGCATCTTCCGGGTGGGGCCTGATGGGCTCAATCTGGGCAGCATCACCGAGACGCTCAACCGTGATGGGGCGCAGAGCGTCATGGTCCAGAAGTTTCTGCCGGAAATTGCAGCTGGCGACAAACGAGTGCTGATTATCGGCGGCAAGCCTGTGCCTTTCTGCCTGGCACGCATTCCCCAGGGGGGCGAAGTGCGCGGCAATCTGGCGGCAGGTGGCAAGGGAGTTGCACAGCCGCTGTCGGCCAGAGACCGGGAAATCGCTGAGGCGCTGGGTCCTGTCCTGCAGTCTCGTGGGCTGTTGCTGGCTGGCGTGGATGTGATCGGTGATTGCGTGACAGAAATCAATGTCACCAGCCCCACCTGTTTCCAGGAGATATTCGACCAAACGGGCTGCGACGTAGCGAGCCTCTATATAGATGCCTTGGAAGCAGCCTTGGCATAA
- a CDS encoding potassium transporter Kup, with amino-acid sequence MEPCPAHECGGVAPVQSSSKSSLAALTLGAIGVVYGDIGTSVLYAVKEVFGSGHVPFTHENIYGILSIFFWTLTVIVSLKYVVLVLRADNNGEGGLIAMLALASQAVKDKPKLRGVLLAVGIFGTSLFYGDGVITPAISVLSAVEGLEVVSPHFKQYVIPITLVVLFGLFAVQKRGTGGIGKFFGPITLVWFLTLAVLGVFHIQGHPEILWAMSPHHALLFMWHQPGTSFIILGAVVLCVTGAEALYADLGHFGKRPIRLAWFSVAMPSLTLNYFGQGALLLAEPEAVKNPFFMMAPDWALIPLVGLATLATVIASQALITGAFSVTKQVIQLGYLPRLNIQHTSVRDTGQIYMPLVNWGLFVAIVLAVVMFRSSSNLAAAYGIAVTLDMLITTTLTFFVIRYGWGYPLALCVAATGCFFIVDLAFFASNLLKLLQGGWFPLMIGGAVFTLMMTWKEGRRLLNEKLRADAIDLKDFLESVFISPPTRVDGTAIFLTAEPGAVPNALLHNLKHNKVLHQQNLFVTVRNHEVPWIGLDKRLQVESLGHDCWQVVVHYGFKNDPDLPRALEALRGRGCDVEPMTTSYFLSRDTVIPTIGSGMAHWREKLFAQMHHNASGAADFLHLPNNSVVELGSKIEI; translated from the coding sequence ATGGAACCCTGTCCGGCGCACGAGTGCGGCGGGGTCGCTCCAGTGCAAAGCTCTTCCAAATCCTCGCTCGCAGCCCTGACGCTGGGCGCGATCGGCGTCGTTTATGGCGATATCGGCACCAGCGTGCTGTACGCAGTCAAAGAGGTGTTCGGCTCGGGGCATGTGCCCTTCACGCACGAAAACATCTACGGCATCCTCTCGATTTTCTTCTGGACCCTCACGGTCATCGTCTCGCTGAAGTACGTGGTGCTGGTGCTGCGGGCCGACAACAACGGCGAAGGCGGGCTGATCGCCATGCTGGCCCTGGCTTCGCAAGCGGTCAAAGACAAGCCCAAGCTGCGCGGTGTGTTGTTGGCGGTGGGGATTTTTGGCACTTCGCTGTTCTATGGGGATGGGGTGATCACACCGGCCATCTCGGTGCTGTCTGCGGTCGAGGGGCTGGAGGTGGTCTCTCCCCACTTCAAACAGTACGTCATCCCCATCACCCTGGTCGTGTTGTTTGGCCTGTTTGCCGTGCAAAAGCGGGGCACCGGCGGTATTGGCAAGTTCTTTGGGCCCATCACGTTGGTCTGGTTTCTGACGCTGGCGGTCTTGGGGGTCTTCCACATCCAGGGGCACCCTGAAATTCTGTGGGCCATGAGCCCGCACCACGCGCTGCTGTTCATGTGGCACCAGCCAGGCACCAGCTTCATCATCTTGGGCGCCGTGGTTTTGTGCGTGACCGGTGCCGAGGCGCTGTATGCCGACTTGGGGCATTTTGGCAAGCGTCCCATCCGCCTGGCTTGGTTCAGCGTGGCCATGCCTTCGCTCACGCTCAACTACTTTGGCCAGGGTGCTCTGCTGCTGGCCGAGCCAGAGGCCGTCAAAAACCCCTTCTTTATGATGGCGCCCGATTGGGCTTTGATCCCCCTGGTGGGCTTGGCTACGTTGGCCACGGTCATTGCATCGCAGGCCTTGATCACCGGGGCCTTCAGTGTGACCAAGCAGGTCATTCAGCTGGGGTACTTGCCGCGCCTGAACATCCAGCACACCAGCGTGCGCGACACGGGCCAGATCTACATGCCGCTGGTGAACTGGGGCCTGTTTGTGGCCATTGTGCTGGCGGTGGTGATGTTCCGCTCGTCGAGCAATCTGGCCGCGGCCTACGGTATTGCGGTGACGCTGGACATGCTGATCACCACCACGCTGACGTTTTTCGTGATCCGCTACGGCTGGGGGTACCCGCTGGCGCTGTGCGTGGCGGCCACGGGATGCTTCTTCATTGTGGATTTGGCGTTCTTCGCGTCCAACCTGCTCAAGCTGCTGCAGGGCGGCTGGTTCCCGCTGATGATTGGTGGCGCGGTGTTTACGCTGATGATGACCTGGAAAGAGGGCCGCCGCCTGCTCAATGAGAAGCTGCGCGCCGATGCCATCGACCTCAAGGACTTCCTGGAGTCCGTGTTCATCAGCCCGCCCACCCGGGTGGATGGGACGGCCATCTTTTTGACGGCCGAGCCCGGCGCGGTGCCCAATGCGCTGTTGCACAACCTCAAGCACAACAAGGTGCTGCACCAGCAAAACCTGTTTGTGACGGTGCGCAACCATGAGGTGCCCTGGATCGGCCTGGACAAGCGGCTGCAGGTGGAGTCGCTGGGGCACGATTGCTGGCAGGTGGTGGTGCATTACGGCTTTAAAAATGACCCCGACCTGCCCCGGGCGCTGGAGGCGCTGCGGGGGCGGGGCTGCGATGTGGAGCCCATGACCACCAGCTACTTCCTGTCGCGCGATACCGTCATTCCCACCATTGGCAGCGGCATGGCCCACTGGCGCGAAAAGCTCTTTGCCCAGATGCACCACAACGCCAGCGGCGCCGCCGACTTCCTGCACCTGCCCAACAACTCGGTGGTGGAGCTGGGCTCCAAAATCGAAATCTGA
- a CDS encoding benzoate/H(+) symporter BenE family transporter yields MQFFKDISLSAFVAGFVAVLVGFTSSVAIVFQAAQGFGATPAQITSWIWALGLGMGLCSLLPSLVLRKPVMVAWSTPGAAVLATAGVAGGFSMGEAVGAFMVCSVLVVLVGVTGLLERVADRIPSEIASALLAGVLTRFGIQTFAALQTALPLVLLMVGSYLVARRLLPRYAVVITLAAAIAWVAASGQVAWSMGPMQLAMPVLVAPQWSVAAAVSLAIPLFVVTMASQNLPGIAVIKASGYELPVSKLITLTGVVSFLLAPFGAFALNFSAITAAICMGPEAHEDRRRRYTAAVSCGALYLVIGLFGAVVTGVLTSFPKELVVAIAGIALLSTIGNGLASSLKNETHREAALITFLVTLSGVTLMGIGSAFWGVVAGSFALFVQQYGRSTSSAMGS; encoded by the coding sequence ATGCAATTTTTCAAAGATATCAGCCTGTCGGCCTTTGTCGCAGGCTTTGTGGCCGTGCTGGTGGGCTTCACCAGTTCGGTCGCCATCGTGTTTCAAGCGGCCCAAGGTTTTGGGGCAACGCCTGCCCAAATCACCTCCTGGATCTGGGCCCTCGGCCTGGGGATGGGCCTGTGTTCATTGCTTCCCTCGCTTGTTCTGCGCAAACCGGTAATGGTGGCGTGGTCTACCCCTGGCGCCGCAGTGCTGGCGACGGCAGGCGTGGCGGGTGGTTTCTCCATGGGCGAGGCGGTGGGTGCGTTCATGGTGTGCTCGGTGCTGGTGGTCTTGGTGGGTGTCACCGGCCTGCTGGAGCGTGTGGCCGATCGCATTCCTTCCGAAATTGCCTCGGCGTTGTTGGCCGGGGTATTGACCCGGTTTGGCATCCAGACCTTTGCCGCGCTGCAGACCGCGCTGCCTCTGGTCTTGCTCATGGTGGGTTCCTATCTGGTGGCACGCCGTTTGTTGCCGCGCTATGCCGTGGTGATCACGCTGGCGGCGGCCATCGCCTGGGTGGCGGCTTCGGGGCAGGTGGCGTGGTCCATGGGGCCGATGCAACTGGCCATGCCCGTGCTTGTTGCCCCGCAATGGAGTGTGGCGGCTGCTGTGAGCCTGGCGATTCCTTTGTTTGTGGTCACCATGGCATCGCAGAACCTGCCGGGTATTGCGGTTATCAAGGCCTCCGGCTATGAGCTGCCTGTGTCCAAACTTATCACTCTGACCGGTGTTGTGTCTTTTCTGCTGGCGCCTTTTGGGGCGTTTGCGTTGAACTTCAGTGCCATCACGGCAGCCATTTGCATGGGGCCTGAGGCGCATGAGGACCGCAGGCGGCGCTATACGGCGGCGGTCTCGTGTGGCGCGCTCTATCTGGTGATCGGCTTGTTTGGTGCCGTGGTCACCGGGGTGCTCACTTCCTTCCCCAAGGAACTCGTGGTGGCTATTGCGGGGATTGCCCTGTTGAGCACGATTGGCAATGGGCTGGCGTCTTCGTTGAAGAACGAGACCCACAGAGAGGCGGCGTTGATTACGTTTCTGGTCACGCTCAGCGGCGTTACCTTGATGGGGATCGGTTCTGCCTTCTGGGGTGTGGTCGCCGGCAGCTTTGCGCTATTTGTGCAACAGTATGGGCGTTCTACCTCAAGCGCTATGGGTTCGTGA
- a CDS encoding class II glutamine amidotransferase produces the protein MCQLLGMNSNTPTDVTFSFKGFAQRGGNTADHSDGWGIAFFEDRGLRHFVDHLPAVDSPIADLIRRYPIKSRNVIAHIRKATQGVVALQNCHPFVRELWGRYWVFAHNGDLKDFRPRLHSHFHPVGNTDSEHVFCWLMQELAKSHACLPPIDELTLTLKELTRYIAPHGTFNCLLSNGEALWAHATTQLHYIERQHPFSEAQLSDEDVRIDFAKETQPTDRVAIIVTAPLTNNERWIAFNAGELAVFADGVRRS, from the coding sequence ATGTGCCAACTGCTGGGAATGAACTCCAACACGCCCACGGACGTGACTTTCAGTTTCAAGGGCTTTGCCCAACGGGGCGGCAACACCGCCGACCACTCCGACGGCTGGGGCATCGCATTTTTTGAAGATCGGGGCCTCAGGCACTTTGTGGACCATTTGCCTGCGGTGGATTCGCCGATTGCAGACCTGATTCGGCGTTATCCCATCAAAAGCCGCAACGTCATTGCCCACATCCGCAAGGCCACCCAGGGCGTGGTCGCCCTGCAAAACTGCCACCCTTTCGTGCGCGAGCTGTGGGGGCGCTATTGGGTGTTTGCCCACAACGGCGATCTGAAAGACTTCCGCCCCCGGTTGCACTCCCATTTCCATCCCGTGGGCAACACCGACAGCGAACATGTTTTTTGTTGGCTGATGCAGGAGTTGGCCAAGTCACATGCCTGCTTGCCACCGATTGACGAGCTCACACTGACTCTCAAAGAGCTCACACGCTACATTGCGCCCCATGGGACGTTCAATTGCTTGCTCTCCAATGGTGAGGCCTTGTGGGCCCACGCCACAACCCAGCTTCATTACATCGAGCGCCAGCACCCCTTCAGCGAGGCGCAACTGTCTGACGAAGATGTACGCATTGACTTCGCCAAAGAAACGCAACCCACAGACCGTGTGGCCATCATCGTCACAGCGCCGCTGACCAACAACGAGCGCTGGATCGCCTTCAACGCTGGCGAATTGGCTGTTTTTGCTGATGGGGTGAGGCGAAGCTGA
- a CDS encoding cysteine-rich CWC family protein translates to MTPDPSSCPLCGQSNQCAMEAGLGIEACWCTATPIEPTALQAIPQASQGRACLCPACATRAHPPQGGGPAKTNPSGH, encoded by the coding sequence GTGACCCCAGACCCATCGTCGTGCCCCCTGTGCGGCCAAAGCAACCAGTGCGCCATGGAAGCGGGGCTGGGCATTGAGGCGTGCTGGTGCACCGCGACCCCCATTGAGCCCACGGCATTGCAGGCCATCCCCCAAGCTTCGCAAGGTAGGGCCTGCCTGTGCCCCGCCTGCGCCACCCGGGCCCACCCGCCACAGGGTGGCGGGCCAGCCAAGACAAACCCGAGTGGGCACTAG
- a CDS encoding 4-oxalocrotonate tautomerase encodes MPTYHIEMMEGRTIEQKKKLVAEITRVSVEILGGSPESVDILITDVKRENWATGGTLWTERS; translated from the coding sequence ATGCCCACCTATCACATCGAAATGATGGAAGGCCGCACGATCGAGCAGAAAAAAAAGCTCGTCGCAGAAATCACCCGCGTCTCGGTCGAAATTCTGGGCGGCTCGCCCGAGTCAGTCGACATTCTCATTACCGATGTGAAGCGGGAAAACTGGGCCACCGGCGGAACGCTGTGGACTGAGCGCAGCTAA